A region of Methanomicrobia archaeon DNA encodes the following proteins:
- a CDS encoding IGHMBP2 family helicase, with product MNEHEYVRHFIELVELEREEQMRQHEEEMRRLSAREREAKGRAFLGMRGKSQDLGLGGKHLVRFRKQNSGLTLPESEIEVGDLVLVSKAGTAPWDDDNPTGTVAEKTLYAITVAFDDAPPGFVYRKDLRIDLFINDITFQRMIEALNKFKRLPRRRKDKLLGTTSPEFTALKAIEFCNEALNESQQEAVLRCLAARDFFLIHGPPGTGKTITCIELILQLVKRNYTILAAADSNVAVDNLVERLDKLDVNVVRIGHPARVIPSLRRRSLDYLVQGDSDYIKAQELRERAYELKERMSGFVVPEMRWRRGLSDEAIMQLARQGRPTRGIPAKKLNGMRKWLVVKQRVDKLFGMARELEESAIRSVIEDAEVVCATNSTAGSEILKGAKFDFAVIDEATQSTEPSALIPVLKAKRFIMAGDHKQLPPTVLNEEAERGGLGRSLFERLLQLYGDRIRAMLEVQYRMNEEIEAFPNKEFYNGQLRAYEDVKRRNLLDILQESKLAELEDDDLKPFLFIDTQGSDEFAERTRRGSTSKENIGEARLVRDIAERLLSLRVPPEEIAVISPYDDQVSLMKTLLRVEGLEIKTVDGFQGREKEVVIVSFVRSNKRGEIGFLRDLRRLNVSITRAKRKLVLIGDSTTLEHDGCYRRLIESAKDRDAYKRVVQ from the coding sequence ATGAACGAGCACGAATACGTCAGACATTTCATCGAACTCGTGGAGTTGGAACGCGAGGAGCAGATGCGGCAGCATGAGGAGGAGATGCGACGGCTGAGCGCTCGGGAACGCGAGGCAAAGGGCAGAGCGTTTCTGGGGATGCGGGGTAAATCGCAAGACCTGGGCCTGGGCGGGAAGCACTTGGTGCGATTTCGAAAGCAAAACTCGGGTTTGACGTTGCCGGAGAGCGAGATAGAGGTTGGCGATCTCGTTCTGGTGAGTAAGGCGGGCACGGCACCGTGGGATGACGATAATCCGACGGGGACGGTTGCGGAGAAGACTTTGTATGCCATTACGGTCGCGTTTGACGACGCACCGCCGGGCTTTGTGTACCGCAAAGATCTCCGAATAGACCTGTTTATCAATGACATCACGTTTCAGAGGATGATAGAAGCGTTGAATAAATTCAAACGGCTGCCGAGACGGCGCAAGGATAAATTGCTCGGTACCACCTCGCCGGAGTTTACCGCGCTGAAGGCGATCGAATTCTGTAATGAGGCACTGAACGAAAGCCAGCAGGAGGCAGTCTTGCGATGCTTGGCGGCACGGGATTTTTTCCTCATCCATGGACCGCCGGGCACGGGCAAGACGATCACCTGCATAGAGCTGATATTACAACTCGTCAAGCGAAACTACACGATTTTAGCGGCTGCGGACTCGAATGTGGCGGTAGATAACCTGGTCGAGCGCCTGGACAAGCTCGATGTGAACGTGGTGCGAATAGGGCATCCTGCTCGTGTCATCCCGTCGTTACGGCGCAGGAGCCTGGATTATCTGGTTCAGGGCGATTCCGACTACATAAAGGCACAGGAGCTTCGTGAGCGCGCGTACGAGCTGAAGGAGCGTATGAGCGGGTTCGTCGTGCCGGAGATGCGGTGGCGACGGGGTTTGAGTGACGAAGCGATAATGCAGCTTGCACGCCAGGGAAGGCCGACACGGGGCATACCCGCGAAGAAGCTGAATGGCATGCGGAAATGGCTGGTGGTGAAGCAGCGGGTGGACAAATTATTCGGCATGGCGCGTGAGCTGGAGGAGAGCGCGATACGAAGTGTCATCGAGGATGCGGAAGTGGTGTGCGCGACGAACAGCACGGCGGGTTCCGAGATACTGAAAGGCGCGAAGTTCGATTTCGCGGTTATCGATGAAGCGACGCAGTCGACGGAGCCGTCTGCTTTGATACCGGTGCTCAAGGCGAAGCGGTTCATCATGGCGGGCGATCACAAGCAACTGCCACCGACGGTCCTGAACGAGGAAGCGGAGCGCGGCGGCTTGGGCAGGAGCTTATTCGAGCGGCTTCTGCAGTTGTACGGCGATCGGATACGGGCGATGCTCGAAGTCCAGTACCGCATGAACGAGGAGATAGAGGCGTTCCCGAATAAGGAGTTTTATAACGGCCAATTGCGTGCGTATGAAGACGTGAAACGGCGGAATCTTCTGGATATACTTCAGGAATCGAAACTGGCGGAGCTTGAGGATGACGATCTCAAGCCGTTTCTGTTCATCGACACGCAGGGCAGTGACGAGTTCGCAGAGCGCACGAGAAGAGGCTCGACCTCGAAAGAGAACATCGGTGAAGCGCGATTGGTACGCGATATCGCAGAACGCCTGCTAAGCCTGCGTGTACCGCCGGAAGAAATCGCGGTTATCTCGCCCTATGACGATCAGGTATCACTCATGAAGACACTGCTCCGGGTAGAAGGTTTGGAGATAAAGACGGTCGATGGCTTCCAGGGCAGGGAGAAGGAGGTCGTTATCGTATCGTTTGTGAGGAGTAACAAAAGAGGTGAAATAGGCTTCCTCAGAGATTTGAGACGGCTTAACGTCTCTATCACGCGCGCGAAGCGGAAGTTAGTTTTAATCGGTGATTCCACGACTCTTGAACACGACGGCTGCTACCGGCGGCTGATCGAGTCGGCGAAGGACCGGGACGCGTATAAACGGGTAGTACAGTGA